The Flavobacterium piscisymbiosum genome includes a region encoding these proteins:
- a CDS encoding HesB/IscA family protein, with protein MIKVSDTAKKKIIDLMKDDGFDAAHDYVRVGVKSGGCSGLSYDLKFDKAKGDDDKIFVDNDITIAVEKKSFLYLAGTILEFSGGLNGKGFVFNNPNASRTCGCGESFSL; from the coding sequence ATGATAAAAGTTTCTGATACAGCCAAAAAGAAAATCATCGACTTAATGAAAGATGATGGTTTTGATGCTGCACATGACTACGTAAGAGTAGGCGTGAAAAGTGGCGGATGCTCTGGTTTGTCTTATGATTTAAAATTTGACAAAGCCAAAGGCGACGACGATAAAATATTTGTAGACAACGACATAACAATTGCAGTTGAGAAAAAATCATTTCTATATTTAGCCGGAACAATTCTTGAATTTTCAGGCGGATTAAACGGAAAAGGTTTTGTGTTTAACAATCCAAATGCAAGTAGAACTTGTGGTTGCGGAGAATCATTTTCGCTATAA
- a CDS encoding MBL fold metallo-hydrolase — MKLYPIESGNFKLDGGAMFGVVPKTIWNKTNPADANNLIDIAARCLLIEDGNRLILIDTGMGDKQSEKFFGYYSLWGSHSIDKSLAKYGFSRDDITDVFMTHLHFDHCGGSVQWNSDKTFYEPAFKNVKFWTNENHWNWATKPNAREKASFLAENILPMQESGQLNFIKRPESDFGFSEEMNFGIYYVDGHTEKQMIPHIQYQDKTIVFCADLLATAGHIPLPYVMGYDTRPLLTMPEKSKFLNAAADNNYYLFLEHDAHNQIITVEHTEKGVRLKEVFTCEEIL, encoded by the coding sequence ATGAAACTTTACCCAATAGAATCCGGAAATTTTAAGTTAGATGGCGGCGCTATGTTTGGTGTTGTGCCCAAAACAATCTGGAACAAAACCAATCCTGCCGATGCCAACAATTTAATTGATATTGCTGCACGTTGTTTACTTATCGAAGATGGAAACCGACTAATTTTAATTGATACCGGAATGGGCGATAAGCAATCTGAAAAGTTCTTTGGCTATTATTCGCTTTGGGGATCTCATTCGATAGATAAGTCATTAGCAAAATATGGCTTTAGCCGGGATGATATTACCGATGTTTTTATGACGCATTTGCATTTTGACCATTGCGGAGGAAGCGTTCAATGGAACTCGGATAAAACATTTTATGAGCCGGCTTTTAAAAATGTTAAATTTTGGACAAACGAAAATCATTGGAATTGGGCAACAAAACCCAACGCTCGCGAAAAAGCTTCTTTTTTAGCAGAGAATATTTTACCCATGCAGGAAAGTGGACAATTGAATTTTATAAAACGTCCTGAATCTGATTTTGGCTTTTCGGAAGAAATGAATTTCGGAATTTATTATGTTGATGGCCATACTGAAAAACAAATGATTCCGCACATTCAATATCAGGATAAAACCATTGTTTTTTGTGCCGATTTACTGGCGACAGCCGGACATATTCCGTTGCCCTATGTTATGGGTTACGACACAAGACCTTTATTGACAATGCCGGAAAAATCAAAATTTTTGAATGCAGCAGCAGACAATAATTATTATTTGTTTTTAGAACATGATGCGCACAATCAAATTATAACGGTCGAACATACAGAGAAAGGTGTTCGATTGAAAGAAGTTTTTACTTGCGAGGAGATTCTTTAA
- a CDS encoding T9SS type A sorting domain-containing protein codes for MKTKLLFLLLLTNFSIHAQTNLVANGGFENWISNSPKNWIITNSVSSSTDKAEGQYSAKLSLTDKTLAPKVTAQVLLKAGVTYTIKFKYKYISSNYSGLHPIALKIFQNGSANTISKSYFATDNNWTPKEITFTPDVDLSYELSISVFSFDDDTFNVLIDDVSIVNPNEPVSQYTLIPDVNFENKLIASGIDTGIADGKVLTSNISSVTTLDLDNSSITNLTGIEDFTSLEILKCSQNQLKSINISQNTKLTELDVSENQLTILDITSNVLLKFLDCQKNQIINLNINNNTVLKKLNCANNNITSLNTSNNTLLTSFGCHYNKITSLDVSKNLLLTEFVCVGNKLTTINVSKNPELNIFDCYENQITSIDISKNTKITEFACNNNQLTYLNVKNGNNINFKLYYTNYTNNPNLTCILVDDVDYSNSTWYDKKDTKASFNTNCAASYTLIPDINFENKLISLGIDSGVPDGKVLTADITSVKNLDLTNSSITDLTGIEAFKELVDLNVNNNQLISLNLSANTKLLALSAQECKLKNIDLKANTLLGFLALTKNELTALDISSNTKLTGFHASGNKLKNINLSANILLEHLSLSENELTTLDISANTKLIGIFASKNKLKNIDLKTHTLLQVLILDENELATLDLSSNPKLYWLKVNNNKLTSLNIKNGKNNLLTDISFLDNPDLKCIQVDDENYSNKNWIDKKDATATFSAETCPIIVLYTLIPDANFEKRLIELGIDSGEIDGKVLTSKIAAVKSLKVDPTVVSDLTGLEDFAALQELDCSNGCISTAGGGCGKITALNVSKNTLLTSLNCQGNKITNLDLSQNTKLMYLSCQANLLTSLEVSKNTELRTARFSNNRLTEFNTSKNLLLYDVEARENKLTSLDLTNNIYLSDLDCTNNEITSLGISKHPLLRYIHIARNKITSLDLTDKPRITDIDCSSNLITSLDVSQLTKLEKLNCTENKLSILNVTQNKELTVLNCGFNALPEIDFTKNIKLIELGCPGLNLNELNVSNLSDLKKLTADSNNLKTLDISNNLKLTDLSLGKNQFTKIDVTKNVLLTALYVSDNKLTELNPANNPALLYITCINNLITSLDISSNKKLLYVNCNNNKLTYLNLKNGNKALYIDLTTANYKNNPDLKCIQVTDEKYAKANWSYYADPNVKFSEDCGGTLTVVADNFSVETKGESCLGENNGEINIATKEKYNYQAIISGKTYAFTNYSLKVSSLTPGSYPVSITIPGENFEQNFTITIAKGATIAGNSNTTGKKTEVEITAGTAPFTVFIDGAEQFQTNEAVFSVDVSKAALVEVATAKACEGIFTKKVSVSDFDANYQILSAYPNPTSGSFEIEIPTAKNEVTIELYNFSGQLISAKTYAVESGKTQLNLENQPSGIYAAKIYLDTPEYIKIIKK; via the coding sequence ATGAAAACAAAACTACTCTTCTTGCTATTATTAACAAATTTTTCAATTCATGCGCAAACCAACTTAGTTGCAAATGGAGGATTTGAAAATTGGATTAGTAACTCACCTAAAAACTGGATAATTACAAATTCAGTTTCATCAAGCACCGATAAAGCCGAAGGACAATATAGTGCAAAATTATCTTTAACAGATAAAACTTTGGCTCCAAAAGTTACTGCTCAGGTTTTATTAAAAGCCGGCGTAACTTATACCATAAAGTTTAAATATAAATATATCAGCAGTAATTATAGCGGCTTGCACCCAATTGCTTTAAAAATATTTCAAAATGGGAGTGCAAATACGATATCAAAAAGCTATTTTGCAACAGATAATAATTGGACTCCAAAAGAAATTACTTTTACTCCTGATGTAGATCTTTCGTATGAACTGTCTATTTCAGTTTTCAGTTTTGATGATGATACTTTTAATGTTTTAATCGATGATGTTTCTATTGTTAATCCTAATGAGCCAGTTTCTCAATACACATTAATACCTGATGTGAATTTTGAAAATAAACTTATTGCTTCAGGAATTGATACTGGTATTGCCGATGGGAAAGTATTAACTTCAAACATTTCATCGGTAACAACATTAGATCTTGATAATTCCTCAATTACTAATTTAACAGGAATTGAAGATTTTACATCATTAGAGATTTTAAAATGCTCTCAAAACCAATTAAAAAGTATAAATATTAGTCAAAACACAAAGCTAACGGAGTTGGACGTTTCAGAAAATCAATTAACTATATTAGACATTACCTCAAATGTTTTACTGAAATTTCTTGATTGCCAGAAAAATCAAATAATCAATTTGAACATTAACAACAATACTGTATTAAAGAAATTAAATTGTGCAAATAATAATATAACCAGCCTAAACACATCAAATAATACTTTATTAACTTCTTTCGGCTGCCATTATAATAAAATTACCAGTTTAGATGTTTCTAAAAACTTATTACTTACAGAGTTTGTGTGTGTTGGAAACAAACTTACTACTATAAATGTATCAAAGAATCCGGAATTGAATATATTTGATTGTTATGAAAACCAAATTACAAGCATTGACATTTCTAAAAACACAAAAATTACTGAATTTGCTTGTAACAACAATCAGCTAACTTATTTGAACGTAAAGAATGGAAATAACATCAATTTTAAACTTTATTATACTAATTACACCAACAACCCAAATCTTACTTGCATTTTAGTTGACGATGTTGATTATTCAAATAGTACGTGGTATGATAAAAAAGACACCAAAGCTAGTTTTAATACAAATTGTGCAGCTAGTTACACCTTAATTCCCGATATTAATTTTGAGAATAAATTAATATCATTAGGAATTGATTCTGGTGTCCCTGACGGAAAAGTATTAACCGCAGATATTACTTCTGTCAAAAATTTAGACCTTACTAATTCCTCAATTACTGATTTAACAGGGATCGAAGCATTTAAAGAATTAGTTGACTTAAACGTAAACAATAATCAATTGATCTCATTAAATCTTTCTGCAAATACAAAGCTACTTGCATTAAGCGCTCAAGAATGTAAATTAAAAAACATAGATCTTAAAGCAAACACTTTATTAGGTTTTTTAGCACTTACTAAAAACGAATTAACAGCATTAGATATTTCTTCAAATACAAAATTAACTGGATTCCATGCTTCTGGAAATAAATTGAAAAATATAAATCTTAGCGCAAATATTTTATTAGAACATTTATCACTTTCTGAAAACGAGTTAACAACATTAGATATTTCTGCAAATACAAAATTGATTGGAATATTCGCTTCTAAAAATAAACTAAAAAATATAGATCTAAAAACGCACACTTTATTACAAGTTTTAATACTTGATGAAAACGAATTAGCAACACTAGACCTTTCTTCAAATCCAAAATTATATTGGTTAAAAGTTAATAATAACAAATTGACTTCGTTAAATATAAAAAATGGAAAAAACAATTTGTTGACCGATATATCATTTTTAGACAACCCAGACCTAAAATGTATTCAGGTCGATGATGAAAATTATTCAAACAAAAATTGGATAGACAAAAAAGATGCAACTGCAACTTTTTCAGCAGAAACATGTCCTATAATTGTTCTTTATACTTTAATTCCAGATGCTAACTTTGAAAAAAGATTAATCGAACTGGGTATTGATTCCGGTGAAATTGACGGAAAGGTTCTAACCTCAAAAATTGCTGCTGTTAAATCATTAAAAGTTGACCCAACCGTAGTTTCTGACTTAACTGGTCTTGAGGATTTTGCTGCTTTACAGGAATTAGATTGCAGCAATGGCTGTATAAGTACTGCGGGAGGCGGTTGTGGAAAAATTACCGCTCTTAATGTTTCAAAAAACACCTTATTAACCAGTTTGAATTGCCAAGGCAACAAAATAACCAATTTAGACCTTAGCCAAAACACAAAACTAATGTACCTGTCTTGTCAGGCAAATTTATTAACATCACTTGAAGTGTCTAAAAACACGGAATTAAGAACTGCCAGGTTTTCTAATAATCGTCTGACAGAATTTAATACCTCAAAAAATCTTCTTCTATATGATGTTGAAGCTCGCGAAAACAAACTGACAAGCCTTGATCTTACAAACAACATCTATTTAAGTGATCTTGATTGCACTAATAATGAAATTACTAGTTTGGGTATTTCAAAACACCCTTTGCTGAGATACATTCACATTGCAAGAAATAAAATTACATCCTTAGATCTAACGGATAAACCGCGTATAACAGATATCGATTGTAGTTCTAATTTAATCACAAGTCTTGATGTGTCCCAATTGACAAAATTGGAAAAACTAAACTGTACTGAAAATAAATTATCAATTCTGAATGTTACACAAAATAAAGAATTAACTGTGTTAAACTGCGGTTTTAACGCATTACCTGAAATAGATTTCACGAAAAACATTAAACTGATAGAACTTGGATGTCCTGGTTTAAATCTAAACGAATTAAATGTTTCTAATCTATCTGACCTAAAAAAACTAACCGCAGATTCGAACAATTTAAAAACATTAGATATATCTAATAATTTAAAATTGACAGATTTATCATTAGGTAAAAATCAATTCACAAAAATTGATGTTACAAAAAATGTTTTATTGACAGCATTGTATGTTTCAGACAATAAGCTTACTGAATTAAATCCTGCTAACAATCCCGCATTACTTTATATTACCTGTATCAATAATTTAATTACCAGTTTAGATATTTCGAGCAATAAGAAACTATTATATGTTAATTGCAATAATAATAAACTTACTTATTTAAATTTAAAAAACGGTAATAAGGCCCTATATATAGACCTTACAACAGCCAATTACAAAAACAATCCTGATTTAAAATGCATTCAGGTAACAGACGAGAAATATGCAAAAGCAAATTGGAGTTATTATGCAGATCCAAATGTTAAATTTTCTGAAGATTGTGGAGGAACACTTACAGTTGTTGCGGATAATTTTTCGGTTGAAACAAAAGGAGAATCGTGTCTTGGCGAAAACAACGGCGAAATAAACATAGCCACAAAAGAAAAATACAACTATCAGGCGATCATTAGCGGAAAAACATATGCTTTTACCAATTACAGCTTAAAAGTTTCGAGTTTAACTCCAGGAAGCTACCCAGTTTCAATTACAATTCCTGGCGAAAATTTTGAACAAAACTTTACTATTACAATTGCAAAAGGCGCTACTATAGCAGGTAATTCAAATACAACCGGTAAAAAGACAGAAGTTGAAATTACAGCAGGAACTGCACCATTTACCGTTTTTATTGACGGAGCAGAGCAATTTCAAACCAATGAAGCGGTATTTTCTGTAGATGTTAGTAAAGCGGCACTAGTCGAAGTGGCTACTGCAAAAGCCTGCGAAGGTATTTTTACTAAAAAGGTTTCTGTTTCAGATTTTGATGCTAATTATCAAATTTTATCTGCTTACCCTAACCCTACTTCTGGAAGTTTTGAGATTGAAATTCCAACTGCTAAAAATGAAGTTACAATAGAATTGTATAATTTTTCAGGTCAATTAATTTCGGCTAAAACGTATGCTGTCGAAAGCGGAAAAACACAATTGAATCTTGAAAACCAACCTTCAGGAATTTATGCTGCCAAAATTTATTTAGATACTCCGGAATACATTAAAATTATAAAAAAATAA
- a CDS encoding S8 family peptidase, whose amino-acid sequence MSPIKINTISTFALLVLAGCSATLQAQTSSTKELITAPLAVVKKAPLSENELKRWSHLDLIKDSIPGMSVDRAYAELLQGKKGVKVIVGIVDSGVDIEHPDLQGMIWTNPKEIPGNGIDDDKNGFIDDVHGWNFLGDAVHENLELTRIVKKGDDGSAQYKAALAQYEEKSKKVLEDKEQVDFLIDVHNTIKKELNKTTYKLEDLSKVTSTDPKVARSKMVMTQILTNAGPTFDPEAELEDYRESVYDQFNYNLNKEYDGRKIVGDNPEDIKDNRYGNNVVFGPDKEKALHGTHVAGIIAQIRGNDLGGDGVSNNVEILTVRAVPDGDEYDKDIALAIRYAVDNGAKVINGSFGKSFSPHKKWVYDAIKYAAKKDVLIVHAAGNDGYNIDKTENINYPNDSEDNVKEFTNNVITIGAINKAYGENVVAPFSNFGKINVDVFAPGEEIYATVPNNKYKYLQGTSMASPNAAGVAALIRSYYPKLKAAQVKQILIDSGVALPSMIILGENPNPDQKPVAVSSAESSKSAKMVNAYNALLMAEKMSKK is encoded by the coding sequence ATGAGTCCTATAAAAATAAATACCATATCGACTTTTGCATTACTTGTACTTGCAGGTTGCAGTGCTACTTTGCAAGCACAGACTTCTTCTACTAAAGAATTGATTACTGCTCCTTTGGCAGTGGTTAAAAAAGCACCGCTTAGCGAAAACGAATTAAAAAGATGGAGTCATCTTGATTTAATCAAAGATTCGATTCCGGGAATGAGTGTTGACAGGGCTTACGCCGAATTATTACAAGGAAAAAAAGGCGTGAAAGTAATTGTAGGGATTGTAGATTCTGGTGTAGATATCGAGCATCCTGATTTACAGGGAATGATCTGGACCAATCCTAAAGAGATTCCGGGTAACGGAATTGATGATGATAAAAATGGTTTTATTGATGATGTTCACGGATGGAATTTTCTTGGAGATGCCGTTCACGAAAATCTTGAATTGACACGTATTGTCAAAAAAGGAGATGATGGATCAGCACAATACAAAGCAGCTTTAGCACAATACGAAGAAAAGTCTAAAAAAGTTTTAGAAGACAAAGAACAAGTAGACTTCTTGATAGATGTGCATAATACTATAAAAAAAGAGTTAAATAAAACGACTTATAAACTAGAAGATCTAAGCAAAGTTACTTCGACTGATCCAAAAGTAGCGAGAAGTAAAATGGTGATGACTCAAATTTTGACTAATGCAGGACCAACTTTTGATCCTGAAGCAGAATTAGAAGATTATAGAGAATCAGTTTACGATCAGTTCAATTATAACTTGAATAAAGAGTATGACGGAAGAAAAATCGTAGGTGATAATCCGGAAGATATCAAAGACAATCGTTACGGAAATAACGTAGTTTTTGGACCAGATAAAGAAAAAGCATTACACGGAACTCACGTTGCCGGAATTATTGCACAAATTCGTGGTAATGATTTAGGCGGAGACGGCGTTTCAAACAATGTCGAAATATTAACCGTGAGAGCAGTTCCTGACGGAGATGAGTATGATAAAGATATCGCTTTGGCAATTCGTTATGCAGTTGATAACGGAGCAAAAGTAATTAACGGAAGTTTCGGTAAAAGTTTTTCTCCGCACAAAAAATGGGTTTACGATGCCATAAAATATGCGGCCAAAAAAGATGTTTTAATTGTACACGCAGCAGGAAATGACGGATACAATATCGATAAAACAGAAAATATTAATTACCCAAATGATTCTGAAGATAACGTAAAAGAATTTACAAATAACGTAATTACAATAGGTGCAATCAACAAAGCATACGGAGAAAATGTTGTAGCTCCGTTCTCAAACTTCGGAAAAATAAATGTTGATGTGTTTGCTCCGGGTGAAGAAATTTATGCAACTGTTCCTAATAATAAATACAAGTATTTGCAGGGAACTTCGATGGCATCTCCAAATGCAGCAGGAGTAGCAGCATTGATTCGTTCCTACTATCCAAAACTAAAAGCAGCTCAGGTAAAACAAATTTTAATAGATTCAGGAGTAGCACTTCCGTCAATGATCATTTTGGGTGAAAATCCAAATCCGGACCAAAAACCAGTAGCGGTTTCTTCTGCAGAATCATCAAAATCTGCTAAAATGGTAAATGCTTACAATGCTTTATTGATGGCAGAAAAAATGTCAAAAAAATAA
- a CDS encoding M1 family metallopeptidase: MRKIILLSFLSLGLNSAFAQSAPYWQQHADYKMEVAMDVKNYQYKGKQELVYTNNSPDTLKKVFYHLFPNAFQPGSEMDARLHFIKDPDGRMVTKIKGADGKETKQSRIETLKPNEIGFLKITNLKQDGVTAQTRVSGTILEVTLAKPILPNSKTTFTLDFDGQVPVQVRRSGRNNSEGVELSMSQWYPKLAEFDFEGWHADPYIAREFHGVWGNFDVKITIDKDYTIGGSGYLQDKNAIGHGYEDAGVTVVYPKKTKTLTWHFIAPNVHDFTWAADKEYTHDIVKGPNDVDLHFFYKNNPKTTENWKQLEPLMVKVMEYYNQRVGAYPYKQYSFIQGGDGGMEYAMCTLMLGNGTLQGILGTATHELGHSWFQHILASNESKHPWMDEGFTTYIEDGALNELKGDKKEVNPFKGNYAAYYQLVNSGKEQPQGTHGDRYDENRPYSISAYIKGSIFLSQLEYVIGKENVDATLKRYFNDFKFKHPTPNDIKRTAERVSGAELDWYLIDWTETLNTIDYGIKDVADNAGKTTVSLERIGRMPMPIDLTVEYTDGTSESFYIPLRMMNFIKPNPNPKVKRTVLEDWAWAQQNYSFTIDKNKTAIKKITIDPSGLMADVKPANNVFEVK, translated from the coding sequence ATGCGAAAAATAATACTACTTTCTTTTTTGAGTTTGGGTTTAAACTCAGCATTTGCACAAAGTGCTCCATATTGGCAACAACACGCCGATTATAAAATGGAGGTTGCTATGGATGTAAAAAACTACCAGTACAAAGGAAAACAAGAATTGGTGTATACCAATAATTCTCCCGATACTTTAAAAAAGGTGTTTTATCATTTATTTCCAAATGCATTTCAGCCGGGAAGTGAAATGGATGCACGTTTGCATTTTATAAAAGATCCTGACGGAAGAATGGTAACCAAGATAAAAGGTGCCGACGGAAAGGAAACAAAACAAAGCCGAATTGAAACTTTAAAACCAAACGAAATTGGGTTTCTAAAAATCACCAACTTAAAACAAGATGGCGTAACGGCTCAAACCAGAGTTTCAGGAACAATCCTGGAAGTAACTTTGGCGAAACCAATTTTACCTAATTCGAAAACTACTTTTACCTTAGATTTCGACGGACAAGTTCCGGTACAGGTTCGTCGTTCAGGACGTAATAATTCTGAAGGAGTAGAGCTTTCAATGTCACAGTGGTATCCAAAATTAGCCGAATTTGATTTTGAAGGCTGGCACGCAGATCCATACATTGCGAGAGAATTTCACGGTGTTTGGGGTAATTTCGATGTAAAAATTACAATCGATAAAGACTATACGATTGGAGGTTCAGGATATCTGCAAGACAAAAACGCCATTGGTCACGGCTACGAAGATGCTGGTGTAACGGTTGTATATCCAAAGAAAACAAAAACATTAACATGGCATTTTATCGCACCAAATGTTCACGATTTTACATGGGCTGCCGATAAAGAATATACGCATGATATTGTAAAAGGACCAAACGATGTCGATTTGCATTTCTTCTACAAAAACAACCCAAAAACGACCGAAAATTGGAAACAATTAGAGCCGTTAATGGTAAAAGTAATGGAATATTACAATCAAAGAGTTGGCGCATATCCGTACAAACAATACTCGTTTATTCAGGGTGGAGACGGCGGAATGGAGTATGCAATGTGTACTTTGATGTTAGGAAACGGAACACTTCAGGGAATTTTGGGAACTGCAACGCATGAATTAGGACATTCATGGTTTCAGCATATTTTGGCTTCAAACGAGTCAAAACACCCGTGGATGGATGAAGGTTTTACCACTTATATAGAAGACGGCGCTTTGAATGAATTAAAAGGAGATAAAAAAGAAGTAAATCCGTTTAAAGGAAATTACGCCGCTTATTATCAATTGGTAAATTCAGGAAAAGAACAGCCACAAGGAACTCATGGAGATCGTTACGATGAAAACAGGCCTTACAGTATTTCGGCTTATATAAAAGGAAGTATCTTTTTGTCGCAATTAGAATATGTAATTGGGAAAGAGAATGTAGATGCGACTTTGAAAAGATATTTTAACGATTTCAAATTCAAACATCCAACTCCAAACGACATCAAGAGAACTGCAGAAAGAGTTTCGGGAGCAGAATTAGACTGGTATTTGATTGATTGGACAGAAACATTAAATACAATAGATTACGGTATCAAAGACGTTGCAGATAATGCAGGAAAAACAACTGTAAGTTTAGAAAGAATTGGAAGAATGCCAATGCCAATAGATCTAACGGTTGAATATACTGATGGAACTTCTGAAAGTTTTTACATTCCGCTGAGAATGATGAATTTCATTAAACCAAATCCAAATCCTAAAGTAAAAAGAACAGTTTTAGAAGATTGGGCCTGGGCACAACAAAATTATAGCTTTACAATAGACAAAAACAAAACAGCGATCAAAAAAATCACCATAGATCCAAGCGGATTAATGGCGGATGTAAAACCTGCCAATAATGTTTTTGAAGTGAAGTAA
- a CDS encoding S1 family peptidase has protein sequence MKIRKIGPNNDLHEINNKRKPYKIIFFAVIMLSTAAFFGFKYFKKPPVAICLDSDTKVYNEYKDAVVLIKHSYGYFAKIKGTEIQLTNQDVKEETVFGTGFFVDREGKILTNSHVLQPWNSSNEEQEKVNTTIRNLRLKIASILTTDVSEDEYQSFIESNWKIASAYDEGEGDYEGEGEETSEEPAGEEFVSSNDTETDTAATDIAAAIPVKEYVSREDIEVYVKTVDISVALHDSDDQWLSCAIEKVSEDTNIDLGILRLAAHTTPQSVANVINLDNAVQDDASLNPGQKAIMVGYPLGMDLAKTDSGIKVQLYDGKISKESDGNKIQYSITSTHGASGAPVFNECGQLIAVNFSGVDEVQGFNFGIVAKHIRNF, from the coding sequence ATGAAAATTAGAAAAATCGGCCCCAACAATGATTTGCATGAAATTAATAATAAAAGAAAACCTTATAAAATTATCTTCTTTGCTGTAATCATGCTCTCAACAGCAGCTTTTTTTGGCTTTAAATATTTTAAAAAGCCACCTGTTGCTATTTGTTTAGATTCAGATACAAAAGTTTATAACGAATACAAAGACGCAGTTGTACTGATAAAACACAGCTATGGTTATTTTGCAAAAATTAAGGGAACAGAGATTCAGCTTACTAATCAAGATGTAAAAGAAGAAACGGTTTTTGGAACTGGTTTTTTCGTAGACAGAGAAGGAAAAATATTGACCAACAGCCACGTTTTGCAGCCATGGAATTCATCAAACGAAGAGCAGGAAAAAGTAAATACCACTATAAGAAATCTAAGATTAAAAATTGCTTCAATTCTTACTACCGATGTTTCAGAAGATGAGTATCAAAGTTTTATTGAAAGCAATTGGAAAATTGCATCTGCTTATGACGAAGGTGAAGGCGATTACGAAGGTGAAGGTGAAGAAACAAGTGAAGAGCCAGCTGGTGAAGAATTTGTGAGTTCAAATGATACAGAAACAGATACAGCCGCAACAGATATTGCAGCTGCTATTCCGGTTAAAGAATATGTATCGAGAGAAGATATTGAAGTATATGTAAAAACGGTAGATATTTCGGTTGCACTTCATGATTCAGATGACCAATGGCTTAGTTGCGCGATCGAAAAAGTTTCAGAAGATACTAATATTGATTTAGGTATTTTGCGACTAGCAGCTCATACAACCCCGCAAAGTGTTGCAAACGTCATCAATCTTGACAATGCCGTTCAGGATGATGCCTCTTTAAATCCCGGACAAAAAGCAATAATGGTGGGTTATCCTTTAGGAATGGATTTGGCAAAAACAGATTCAGGTATAAAAGTGCAGCTGTACGATGGTAAAATAAGTAAAGAATCAGACGGGAATAAAATTCAATACAGTATCACTTCTACGCATGGTGCCAGTGGCGCACCAGTATTCAATGAGTGTGGTCAGTTAATCGCAGTCAATTTTAGCGGAGTAGATGAGGTACAGGGCTTTAATTTTGGAATTGTTGCCAAGCACATTCGCAATTTCTAA